The genomic interval GTGGCCGGGGGCGGCCGGGGAAACTCCGCCTGGCGTTGCGCCGGGCGGAGCCGTGGCGGCGGGCAGGCGGCTGCATCCGGCGGTCATGGGCCTCTGGCCGCTCGGGCAGGTCGGCCCGATCCTCCTCCTCCTGCTGGCCGGTCCCCTGGCCCCCGTCGTGGCGATCACGCTCCTCCTCGCGAGCGCGGCGGCAAGCGTCGTGCGCTACCTGCGCTTCTCGTGGAAGGTCGCCGACGGCGCCCTCGTGATCGAGCAGGGTCTGCTCCAGCGTCAGCGCCGCGTCATCCCCCTCGAGCGGGTCCAGTCGGTCGACCTCGTGCGCAAGGTGCGGCACCGCCTCCTCGGTGTCGTCGAGGTGCGGGTGGAGGCCGTCGGCGGCGACTCGACGGAGGGCCGTCTCGACGCGCTGTCCGTGGCCGACGGCCAGCGCCTGCGCGACATGCTCCTCCGTGAGCGGGATCGCGCCGCGGGCCAGCCGGTCGACGCGCCGGCCGCAGCCACCGCGCACGCAGGCGCGCCGGCGCGGCCCCTGGCCCGCCTTGGGCCCGACCGCCTCGTCGTCGCGGGGCTGACGGGGGGCAGGGTCGGTGTGGCCGCCGCGCTGCTCGGGTTCGCCCAGCAGATCTTCGGCGAGCGCGTCGACGAGCTGCTGCAGAGGGCTCCGGCGCTGCTCGGGGCGCGGGGGATCGTCGCGGTCGTGCTGATCACCCTCGTCGGCGCCTTCGTTCTTTCGATCGTCGCCACGGTGGTGGCCTACTGGAACTTCACGCTCACCCGTGAGGGGTCCAACCTGCGCATCCACCGGGGGCTGCTCGAGCAACGGTCGGACACCCTGCCGCTGCGACGCGTGCAGGCCGTGCGGGTGGAGGAGAACATCGTGCGGCGGCTGCTCGGCCTCGCAGCGGTGAAGGTCGACGTCGCGGGACGCTCCGGCGGCGAGGGACGCGACACCGGGACCCTGCTGCCGCTCGGCCGCCGGTCGGAGGCGTTCGCGCTCGTGGCGCGCGTCCTCGACACCGAGAGCCTCGCCCGCGTCGAGCTCGCCGGGATGCCCCTGCGAGCCCGCAACCGGCGGGTGGTCCGGGCGCTCGTGCCGGTGGCGGTGCTCACGGTGGCGGCGTTCGTCGCCTTCCACGCGGTCGGCCTGCTCGCCCTCCTGCTCGCGGTGCCCGCGGTCGCCGTAGCCCTCGGCTCGTACCGGGCACTCGGCCACGCGCAGCTCGACGACTTCGTCGTCGCCCGCTCCGGCCTGCTCGTGCGCCGCACCGCCTTCGTGCCGACCGCGCGGCTGCAGAGCCTGGCGCTGACCGCGAACCCCGTGCAGCGGTGGCGCCGCCTGGCCACGCTCGACCTGCAGATCGCGCGCAGCCCGGGGGTGTGGTCAGGGCCGCAGCTCATCGACCTCGACGCCGGCACCGGCCACGACCTCCTCGGCGAGCTCGCCGCCATCGTCGTCTCCGGCCGCGCCGGCCTCCCACCGGCACTCACGGGGCGGGGCTAGCCTCTCGCCGGGCGCCGACGCGGGGGGAGTGGTGGTGGGAGGAGGATTCGAACCTCCGTAGGCTGAGCCGTCTGGTTTACAGCCAGATCCCTTTGGCCACTCGGGCATCCCACCGGGGAATCACATGGTAGACCGGCCCCCTACCCCCCCGCCACCGACAAGGAGGCCCACCGATGGCCGACAGCAGCTTCGACGTCGTTGCCGAGGTCGACCGCCAGGAGGTCGACAACGCCATCAACCAGGCGTCCAAGGAGGTCGCTCAACGGTTCGACTTCAAGAACACCGGTGCCGAGATCGGCTGGTCGGGCGAACAGGTCGTGATCGCGGCGAACTCCGAGGAGCGGGTCATGGCCGCGCTCGACGTGTTGAAGGACAAGCTCGTGAAGCGCAAGGTGAGCTTGAAGTCCCTCGACCACGGCGAGCCCAAGCCGGGCGCGCGCAACACCTACCGTTTGGAGATCTCCCTCGTCAACGGCATCCCCGCCGACAAGGGCAAGGCGATGGTGAAGGATCTGAAGGCCTCGAAGATCAAGGTCCAGGCCGCCATACAGGGCGACCAGCTACGGATCTCGAGCAAGTCGAAGGACGCGCTGCAGGACGCCCAGGCCCTCCTTCGCCAGAACGACCAGGACCTTCCGCTGAAGTTCACCAACTACAAGAGCTGAGGCCCGTCCCGGTGCGCCCCCCGGCCATGGCCCCGGCGGGCGTCACGCTCCGCGCTCGAGCACCGCGGCGGGGGCCGAGCAGCCGAGGGCGTCCGCGCCGGCGTCGAGCAGGGCGACCGCCTGCTCCCAGGTGCGGATGCCGCCGGCGGCCTTGACCTTGGCGGCCTCCCCGACGGCCGCCCGCATCCGCGCGACGTCGCCGACCGACGCCCCCCGCGGTCCAAAGCCCGTCGAGGTCTTCACCCAGCCGGCCCCGGCGTCGACCGCCCACCGGGACACCTCGTCGATCTGCGCGTCCGTCAACCAGCCGGTTTCGAGGATCACCTTGCACGCCACGCCGGCACGGGCCGCCGCCTGCGCCACCGAGGCTAGGTCGGACCGCACGGCGGCGTCGTCACCGCCGCGGAGCAGCCCGAAGGCGCAGACGACGTCGACCTCGTCCGCGCCGGCCTCCGCCGCCGCACGGACCTCCGCGACCTTCGCGGCGGTCAGCACCGCCCCGGTGGGAAACCCCGCCACCGTGACGACCCGCAACCCGGCGCCGCGCACCGCGTCCCGGGCCACCGCGACGAACGGCGAGGCGACGCACACGCCCCGCACCGCCCGGCCCGCCGCGTCGGCGCACAGGGCCCGCACATCGTCCGCGGTCGCCTCCGGGGCGAGCAGCGTCGCCTCGATCCGCTGGGCGACCGCGGCCACCGACCACCCCTCGGACCCGGTCACCGGGGGCGGCGGAGCGTCAGGCCATCTGCCCCATGCGCCGGGCGATGTTCTCGAGGTTGCGTACGCGGGCCTCGGTCGGCGGGTGCGTGCGGAACCACTTCGCGATCTGGCCACCGCCCCCGAAGGGCGCGGCGATGTAGAGGGAGCTGTAGGCGCTCGAGGTCTCCGCCGGGGTGGCGCCCATCCGCGCTCGCTGGCGCCCGCCCGTCTCGAGCTTCTGCAGCGCGCTCGCCAGGGCGAGCGGCTTGCCGCACAGCTCGGCGCCGGAGGCGTCCGCCGCGGTCTCCCGGCTTCGGGTCACCGCGAACTGGATGAGCATCGCCGCGATCGGCGCGAGCAGGATGAGCGCGATCTGCACGATCGGGTTCGCGTTGCGGTCGCGGCCACCGCCGAAGAACAGCGCGAAGCGCGCGAGGAACGTGATCGCGGTCGCGATCGTCGCGGCGACCGTGCCGATGAGGATGTCGCGGTTGTAGACGTGGGAGAGCTCGTGGGCGAGCACGCCCTCCATCTCGTCCCGGTCGAGGATGTCGATGAGCCCCTGGTTCACGCACACCGCGGCGTGGCGGGGGTTGCGGCCGGTCGCGAAGGCGTTCGGCTGCGGCGACGGCGACACGTACAGCCGCGGCACGGGCTTGCCCGCGCGCTGCGACAGGTTGTGCACCATCGCGTGGTACCAGCCGTACTCGGCCTCCGACGCCGGCTTGGCGCGCGCCATCTTGATCGCCAGCTTGTCGGAGAACCAGTAGGTGCCCACGTTCATGACGAGGGCGATGCCCAGGGCGATGTAGAGCCCGCCCTCGAACAACGACCCGATGAACAGCAAGAGCCCGGACAGCCCGGCAAGCAGGATCGCGGTCTTGAAGGCCTTCATCGCAGTGCTTCTCCTGGAGGTGGTGGATGCCCCCAGGATATCGCGCCGCCCCGGCCCCGCGGCCGACAGGCGGGGTCTACGGCCCGGCGGTGACGAGCGTGGAGACCTGCGCGGCGTTCGCGAACAGGTCCGGCGCGAAGAACACGCCGACCGTGGCGATCGCCAGTGCGGTGACGACGAAGTTCAGGGCGAACCCGGGGCGGACGGGGACCTGCGCCGCTGGCGGGTCCATCCACATCGTCCGCACAACCGACAGGTAGTAGAACATCGAGATCACCGCGTTCACGACCACCGCGGCGGCGAGGAAGTAGGCGAACGCGGTGCCGGTGCTCGCCGCGGCGGAGATGAGGAAGAACTTCGCCCAGAAGCCGACCACGGGCGGGACGCCGCCGAGCGAGACGAGGAAGACGGTCAGGCCTGCGGCGAGGGCGAGGTTGCGCTGGCCGAGACCGGCGTAGTCGGTGGTGCGCCGGGCGGGGTGCTCGCTCGCCATCGCGGTCACGACCGCGAACGCCCCGACGTTCATCACGGCGTAGGCGAGCAGGTAGATGAGCACCGCCGCGAACGCCTGCTCGTTCACGCCCGCGATCGTCGCGTCCCCGTCGGCGGCGCGCACGAGGCCGAACGGCACGAGCATGTAGCCGGCGTGGGCGACCGAGGAGTAGGCGAACAGCCGCACGATGTTGCGCTGCTGCATGGCGGTGAGGTTACCGAGCGTCATGGTCAGCACGGCGACGATGCCGAGGATCGGCGCCCACACGTCCGCGAGCGGCTCGAACGCCACGAAGCAGACCTGGAGGAGGCCGGCGAAGCCCGCGGCCTTCGAGGCCACCGAGAGGAACGCCGTGACCGGGACCGGGGAGCCCTCGTAGGTGTCGGGCGCCCAGAAGTGGAACGGCACCGCGGAGATCTTGAAGCCGAAGCCGACGATCACGAACAGCAGGCTCGCGAGCAGCAGCGGCTCCCTCGGCGCGTCGGCGAGGGCGATCGCCACGCCCTGCAGGTCGGTCGTGCCGGTGAACCCGTACACGATCGACAGTCCGAACAGCAGCACGGCGACGGACAGCACCCCGATGAGGAAGAACTTCAGGGCCCCCTCGGTGCTGCGCAGGTCGAACTTGCGCAGGCCCGCCATGACGAAGCCCGGCACGCTCACGAGCTCGAGCGCGATGAAGATCATGACGAGGTCGCGCGCGCTCGGCATGAGCAGCATGCCCGCGAACGCGGCGAGGACGAGGAAGTAGTACTCGCCCTGATAAGTCCTGATCGACGTGAAGTAGCGGTAGCTGATGAGCAGCACGAAGGCGGCCGTGACGAGGAAGAAGGCCTTGAACAGCAGGGCGTAGCTGTCGACGACGAACATGTTGCCGAAGGCCTGGCGCGTCCGGCCGTCGAGCGCCAGCGCGGCGACCCACGCGAGCGCGCCGAGGACACCGGCGAGCGCGACGGGGTTCACGAGCCGTTTTCTCGCCCCCTGCCAGACGAGGTCGCCGAGCAGCACGAGCAGCGACGCCGCGAGCAGGGTGAGCTCGGGCGCGAGCGCGAACCAGTCGATCCGGGTGAGGTCGTCCATGTCGGAACCCCGTCAGCCGGCGAGCGCGCCGAGGTAGGCGACGACGTCGGGGTTGGTGATGCCGAACACGAGGAACGGCAGGACGCCGAGCGCGCCGACGAGGATGAGCAGCGGGGTCCACGCAGCCCACTCGACCGCGGTGATGTCGGTGAGGTCCGCGCCGCTCCAGCGCTCGGGGGCCTGGCCCATGAGGACGCGCTGCATCATCCACAGGAAGTAGCCGGCGGTCAGCACGGTGCCGACGGCGCCGAGGACCATGAGCACCCGGAACAGCGGGAGGTAGCCGGCGTCGATGATCGCCTGCGCGGGGCTGAACGCCGCGAGCAGCGCGAACACCTCGCCCCAGAACCCGGCGAGGCCCGGCAGGCCGAGGCTGGCGATGGCGACGAAGCCGAGCACGAAGCCCATCCGCGGCATGACCTGCATCATCCCCCCGCCGATCTCGGCGATGGTGCGGGTGTGGTAGCGCTCCTTCAGGCTGCCGGTGACGAAGAACAACATCCCGGTGATGACGCCGTGCGCGATCATGCCGAAGATCGCGGCGTTGATCCCCGTCGGGGTGAGGGTCGCGATGCCGAGCATGACGAAGCCCATGTGGCCCACGGAGCTGAAGGCGATGAGGCGCTTCAGGTCGGTCTGGGCGAGGCAGCACAAGGCGCCGTAGATGATCGCGATCACCGCGAGGACGGCGATGATCGGCGCGAATTCGACGGCGGCCTCGGGCAGGATCGGCAGCGCGATGCGCACGAAGCCGTACGTGCCCATCTTCAGCAGGATGCCGGCGAGCAGCACGCTGCCGATCGTCGGCGCCTCGGTGTGCGCGTCCGGCAACCAGGTGTGGAAGGGCCACATCGGCACCTTGATCGCGAAGCCGAGGAAGATCCCGAGGAAGGCCAACCGCCCGAACGTCCCCGCGAACTCCCCCGCGGCGCCGTACTGGGCCAGGGTGAGGATGTCGAACGTCGGCTGGGGTGCGGTGAAGTAGAGGGCGAGGAAGGCCACGAGCATGAAGACCGAGCCGAACAGCGTGTAGAGGAAGAACTTCACCGCTGCGTACTCCCGGCGGGGCCCACCCCACACGCCGATCATGAAGTACATCGGGACGAGGACGAGCTCCCAGAACACGAAGAACAGCACGAGGTCGAACGCGATGAAGCAGCCGGCCATCCCGGTCTGCAGCAGGAGCATGAGCGCCAGGAACGCCCGGGGCCTGCCCGGCTCCTCGATGTGGTGGTAGGCGTAGATCGCGCAGAGGAAGGTGAGCAGGTAGGACAGGACAAACAGCGGCAGGCTGATCCCGTCGATGCCGACGTGGTAGTTGGCGCCTATGGCGGTGATCCAGGGGACGTTGACCTGGTAGGCAAGCTGCTCGCCGGGAGCCCGGACGTCCCCGAGGTAGTAGCCGGCGAGGATGGCCAGCGACAGCACGAAGCCGACGAGGGAGACGAGGAGCGCGACCGGCTTGGCGCTCTCCTCACTGCGCTTGGGGATGAGCAGGATGACCCCCGCCCCCACCAGCGGCAGGAACACCGTGACGCTGATCGCGAGGTTCTCCCACATCCTTAGCGGTCCCTTCTCGTCGTTGTGGCTGCCGGCTGCCTGCTCGAGCGGGTCACGCCGTTGCGAACAGCACGCCGAGGACGATCACCCCGACGAACAGCCCGCCGGCGTAGAGCTGGACGTTGCCGGACTGGGCCAGGCGCATCCGCGCGCCCGACCACATCGCCGACACCCCGAGCCCGTTGACGGCGCCGTCGATGCCGCGCTGGTCCCCGAGCTCGTAGGTCGTCCGGGCCAGTCGCGCCGTGCCCACGCCGGCAAGGTACACCACCCGGTCGATGACGCGGTCGTTCAACCAGTAGGCGGCCCTGGCGAGCGGCTCGCGGATCGCCCGCACGATCACCCCCTCGTAGAGGTGGTCGAGGTAGTAGCGGTTGCGCAGCACCTGGGTCACAGGGCCCATATGCAGCACCGGGTCCCGCTCGGGCACGCGGCGGTACATCGCCCTGCCGACGGCGATCCCGAGGGCGGCCAGGGCGGTGGCGGCGATCGCGATCGGCACGTTGAGGGCGATCTCGTGGTGCGACCAGTACTCCTCGGAGAACATCGTCCAGGCGCTGAAGGCGTACGGCTGGAAGCGCGGCAACGGCAGGTTCACGAGCCCGATGAGCACCGACGGGATGGCGAGCGCCACGAGCGGGCCGGTCATGGCCACCGGGCTCTCGTGTGGGGTGCCCGCACCCCGGTACGTCCCCGCGAAGACGAGGTAGAGGACGCGGGCCATGTAGAAGGCGGTCAGCAGCCCGCCGAGGATCCCGAGAACGAACA from Egibacteraceae bacterium carries:
- a CDS encoding NADH-quinone oxidoreductase subunit M yields the protein MWENLAISVTVFLPLVGAGVILLIPKRSEESAKPVALLVSLVGFVLSLAILAGYYLGDVRAPGEQLAYQVNVPWITAIGANYHVGIDGISLPLFVLSYLLTFLCAIYAYHHIEEPGRPRAFLALMLLLQTGMAGCFIAFDLVLFFVFWELVLVPMYFMIGVWGGPRREYAAVKFFLYTLFGSVFMLVAFLALYFTAPQPTFDILTLAQYGAAGEFAGTFGRLAFLGIFLGFAIKVPMWPFHTWLPDAHTEAPTIGSVLLAGILLKMGTYGFVRIALPILPEAAVEFAPIIAVLAVIAIIYGALCCLAQTDLKRLIAFSSVGHMGFVMLGIATLTPTGINAAIFGMIAHGVITGMLFFVTGSLKERYHTRTIAEIGGGMMQVMPRMGFVLGFVAIASLGLPGLAGFWGEVFALLAAFSPAQAIIDAGYLPLFRVLMVLGAVGTVLTAGYFLWMMQRVLMGQAPERWSGADLTDITAVEWAAWTPLLILVGALGVLPFLVFGITNPDVVAYLGALAG
- a CDS encoding zinc metalloprotease HtpX, whose product is MKAFKTAILLAGLSGLLLFIGSLFEGGLYIALGIALVMNVGTYWFSDKLAIKMARAKPASEAEYGWYHAMVHNLSQRAGKPVPRLYVSPSPQPNAFATGRNPRHAAVCVNQGLIDILDRDEMEGVLAHELSHVYNRDILIGTVAATIATAITFLARFALFFGGGRDRNANPIVQIALILLAPIAAMLIQFAVTRSRETAADASGAELCGKPLALASALQKLETGGRQRARMGATPAETSSAYSSLYIAAPFGGGGQIAKWFRTHPPTEARVRNLENIARRMGQMA
- a CDS encoding YajQ family cyclic di-GMP-binding protein, which codes for MADSSFDVVAEVDRQEVDNAINQASKEVAQRFDFKNTGAEIGWSGEQVVIAANSEERVMAALDVLKDKLVKRKVSLKSLDHGEPKPGARNTYRLEISLVNGIPADKGKAMVKDLKASKIKVQAAIQGDQLRISSKSKDALQDAQALLRQNDQDLPLKFTNYKS
- a CDS encoding PH domain-containing protein — protein: WPGAAGETPPGVAPGGAVAAGRRLHPAVMGLWPLGQVGPILLLLLAGPLAPVVAITLLLASAAASVVRYLRFSWKVADGALVIEQGLLQRQRRVIPLERVQSVDLVRKVRHRLLGVVEVRVEAVGGDSTEGRLDALSVADGQRLRDMLLRERDRAAGQPVDAPAAATAHAGAPARPLARLGPDRLVVAGLTGGRVGVAAALLGFAQQIFGERVDELLQRAPALLGARGIVAVVLITLVGAFVLSIVATVVAYWNFTLTREGSNLRIHRGLLEQRSDTLPLRRVQAVRVEENIVRRLLGLAAVKVDVAGRSGGEGRDTGTLLPLGRRSEAFALVARVLDTESLARVELAGMPLRARNRRVVRALVPVAVLTVAAFVAFHAVGLLALLLAVPAVAVALGSYRALGHAQLDDFVVARSGLLVRRTAFVPTARLQSLALTANPVQRWRRLATLDLQIARSPGVWSGPQLIDLDAGTGHDLLGELAAIVVSGRAGLPPALTGRG
- the deoC gene encoding deoxyribose-phosphate aldolase, with product MAAVAQRIEATLLAPEATADDVRALCADAAGRAVRGVCVASPFVAVARDAVRGAGLRVVTVAGFPTGAVLTAAKVAEVRAAAEAGADEVDVVCAFGLLRGGDDAAVRSDLASVAQAAARAGVACKVILETGWLTDAQIDEVSRWAVDAGAGWVKTSTGFGPRGASVGDVARMRAAVGEAAKVKAAGGIRTWEQAVALLDAGADALGCSAPAAVLERGA
- a CDS encoding NADH-quinone oxidoreductase subunit N, which translates into the protein MDDLTRIDWFALAPELTLLAASLLVLLGDLVWQGARKRLVNPVALAGVLGALAWVAALALDGRTRQAFGNMFVVDSYALLFKAFFLVTAAFVLLISYRYFTSIRTYQGEYYFLVLAAFAGMLLMPSARDLVMIFIALELVSVPGFVMAGLRKFDLRSTEGALKFFLIGVLSVAVLLFGLSIVYGFTGTTDLQGVAIALADAPREPLLLASLLFVIVGFGFKISAVPFHFWAPDTYEGSPVPVTAFLSVASKAAGFAGLLQVCFVAFEPLADVWAPILGIVAVLTMTLGNLTAMQQRNIVRLFAYSSVAHAGYMLVPFGLVRAADGDATIAGVNEQAFAAVLIYLLAYAVMNVGAFAVVTAMASEHPARRTTDYAGLGQRNLALAAGLTVFLVSLGGVPPVVGFWAKFFLISAAASTGTAFAYFLAAAVVVNAVISMFYYLSVVRTMWMDPPAAQVPVRPGFALNFVVTALAIATVGVFFAPDLFANAAQVSTLVTAGP